The genomic region GTTTACAACTGGCTCACAGTTTACACCAAGCTGAAGTATCTTACAACTAGATATCAGTTTGCTCTAATAGATTACAACCAGCTCAAATAATTCACACATAGCTCAACAACCCTATAACTAGCTTGAGTAGTTTACTCTGAGTTTAACTATCTCACAAGTAGTTTAAATAGTTTACACCTAGCTCAGTTAGCTAACAGCTAGTTTTCACCTagatacatatataaatatatgttctTACCTTCTTCTCGACCATCATTGTTGAGCAGTTTCTTTAAACTTAATTCCCAGATTAACTCATAACACGAACAGGTTCATCAGCTCCACCGTCTTTTTTACAAACCCAACCATGTCCAGTCCTCCCTCAGATACCGTGCTGTACAGATTTTTGTTGGATTATTTTTCAGACTGCTCAGTGTGCTTCCTCTTGTCATTTatcttttgttgtatttcttCTGTATAatgttagtttagttttttcatCCACTTTTCTCCCTTTTCTGTCACTGATTTTCTCCTGAAGTTGAGGAGACGTCAGTTTGTATCAGCCTGTGGTTTCTTGACCTCTCCTGAcatgtttcttatttttttatttagtatttggattttatgcagttttatttgtgtgcaACTAAAACTTAAACAATAAGTAGACTGAGGTGCTGTGTTTTTATAAGATAtatcaacaaaaacattttcaaagcaaTTATTTTACTTTAGCATGGTTTCCCCGTCTCTAGTACGTACTGACGACAAGTAACgctgaacagaaacagaaaattaacTGGCAGTTTTCATGATCATGGAAATATGACTGTAGTCATTTAACCTAAAGAGCTAAACTGGTTTCATGCTTAAAGATTCTGTACGTGACTTTTTACGTGTattatctttttgttttatctttaaatgGCTGAACGAGTTGTGACTTTAAATCCGAGCTCTTCCCCAACTCTCTCCGTTGCCTCTCAGCCTGTGGACTGACTTCTGTCTGTGGGGTGAAATCTAAAGGATGTGACATCATGCGTGTCCCCAAGTGTCTCGCCTCTCTTCAGCTCTGCTACAGTGCCAACACTGTGCAacacaagctaacattagctaagaaATGGTGTCCGATAATGTCAACAAATGACCGGCTCCCACCACAACACAGAGTCCACACGTGTTTCTGTTACATATATTTTGCAGTGGTGTCATGaacttgctaactagctaattatTGTCTGGTTTGTAGTCTGATAACCAATAAATTAATCACagtcaaaaattaaaaaactaaaaaaacttcCAGCGCACACTAGACCATAGGATTGACAGGTTTATtatcaaaaattaaaaacagaagaGGCAAACAACGTGTTTCACATGTTGCTTGAAGCAACATGTGAAACACGTTGTTTGCCTCTTCTGTTTTTAATTATCTAGTCGCAGCcctgataaaaagaaaatgtgaagtGTCTCATTCAAACAAGAACATTTTCCCGCTGTCACATTTCAGCCTGTATCAAAGTACGGAGGTTAAAGGTTCGACTCTCGGCCAAACACAAGGTCTAAAAGAAatctacaaacacaaacaaacaaacaaacagccggACGCGTCATTAGTTTCTTTAATAATTCTTCTTCCAGTACAAGATGCTgcatcacttttctttttttttttttgctgctgttttttttttttttttttttttaagttttattaacttttattagGAATGACATAATCAATAAAGATTTGTACACAGTGAGCGATCTGGACTGTCGGGGGAGGGGAGGTGTTGGGTTCCTTTGTGCTGATGTTTTTGGTCCGTTTGGATCCCAACGATTCTGAAAACTGAGTTTAAACTGGAACAATTTTTATTCTGCTACAAAAACCAAAAAGGAATGTCGTATCAGCAGATTATCATCGTGTCCTGATCAATCAATACTGGtccataaaaatatcaaaatgataTCATCAGGTTTTtaacaatacagtaacagagtGAACTGTGTACCTGCGAGTACCCACACCTGTCAGGAAAATACTCGTAAACTGGCAGCAAGTAGACCGAAGTGTACTTTAAGTACTTTTACGAACTGAGGAAACTGAACCAGAACCCCGTTTACCGAAAGTGTCTAAAATAATCTTCAGAtaaaactaatgaaaataaaaatgtttgactTCAGACAATCTGTGAAATAATGGTGGACGAACAGTTCCTCCTAAAGAACCTTCATGAACGCTGGTGCTCGCTGTGATGTCATATCTGATGTGAAATGAGAAATctaaattagaaaataaaactaaacgcataaattaataatttcatAACTGATCTCCACTGTGGTGGAGGAAGGTggatgctgctgtgtttatgttgttatgTCGAAGTAAACGATCGTTACCTCCAACCTAACGTGTCAATCTCCTCTAACTGATGATTTTAGTCACGAACAAAGCACACTCATTTTGTTTgagagttgcagagtgttggaaatatcggccatagagacgtcggccttctctctaatataatggaactagaagGCACTCAGcgtgtggtgctcaaagcgccaaaaaacaaacaaacaaacatttctttCCGGAAATAATGACCCAGTTACTAAAGATGACCCaaagactttgttgtgagcagtttcatgtaggagctattttctttctatcaagCTACACCCACCAATCGTATCACTGCACAGGAGGAAGAGTGGACCAGCGGTTCGTGACAGCGTGACAAGTAAACGTTGACGGTATCTTCCTCGGCTGACTTGtcacgttagctagctcagtggcgCTAACAGTAGAACCATCAAGTTCCATTTaaggatgcacaatattggattttttgccgatatctgatacactgatatgtaacaactcatttgaccgatagCCGAAACCGATAGATATATCCACTTTctcccacctaattttagtgatcatcatcaagtctcttctgtagatgaattaacatcatattatacacacatactctcatggtgacggcccaccagcagatggagacatgaaacactgttcagtgtctgtgatattcattcattgtgctgaataagaaaaagcatgttggccaattgtGATGGTTCACTTTAAAGCCGATATCGTCAGATACTGATGGTGTGCTGATATTATTTTGCATCCCTACTTCTGTTATCCTGGAGAGAAGGCCGACATCTCTGCGACCGATATTTCCTacacacaccaaaactatccagactgataaacagctctacaggtaaaaggaaaaaatatgcatttttgattttggggtggactGTCTCTTTAAGGACAAAATGCAAGGAGATACAAGTTTACGGAAATATTTGTTAGAAAAGTCACTAAAttgtggaaaaacagaaaacagaagatAATTTTTATTTGGAAAAACTAATTTTGTAAAATGACCCGAAGTGATCGTCACAAAGTGAGTCCAGAGGCCTCAGTGCTACGAAGCCAGTTCATCTTACCAGGATATCTAAACgctatctggtttgactaacccgagtcacagtgtaaaagtagcAGCACTTTGACTGTGGGTCATATTCAGTAAAATATCATGAGTCTTGGGTCAGACATTAGTGAATGCATCGTTTCTACACCAGAGAAGCCTGTTTACTGTAGAAACTTCATTTTCAATCACAAATACTCTTCAAACAGTTTAACGTCCTCACAGGAGCTTATTAATGTGCCCACATATTCCAGAACGTATTTCTCTACCTTCTGTCTCTGCAGGTCTGCTGCCATGTTCACTGAGgtcagtgtgtttatttattactaATCATTAACTGTAGGTGAAGTGGCGACACCTAGTGTTCAAATTAAGAAGTGCAAAGGCAGGTCTTGCCACTGCAGCAGTTGATTTTGATACTGTAAAATATGACAGTAAGTATCTGGGTCACAaaacttcaaacaaagagatgtgtgtgttcagactgagCCGCACTGATCTGCATGACGAGCAGAAAGCTCATGAATGAAAGAGTTTTAAATCACGTCTGGATTTGATCCAGATCAgagattttaaaatgacataaacACAAGATGATTATTAAACGATTTTACGTTCAAGACATTTTGATTATATTCTTAACACGGCTTACAGACAGGAATATACgcctcatctctctctcaggTACGTGGCCCTTAAGGACTCGATATGAAGGACTCGATCTGAAGGACTCGATCTGAGGGACTGACTCTAAACTTTAACCTTCTGCTGTGACGGTCAGTGAACGGGGTCCTGgttcaggagctgctggtctggttcagtaaaaaaaagtaaaaaaaaaaagtaaatggaGTACTTAAACTTGGTCACTGAAGTTTTTGTGCTTGTGTATCAGTAAGTACTCCAAAATAAGTACTGGGACCTGGTCTTCACTGCGGCTCAGACCAGTTCAAAGATTATCTACAAGCCCCTGGTGATCACAcccacccacagacacacagtacatgaacacacacacacgcgcacgcacacacacacacacacacacacacacacacacacacacagacacttgcATAAGAGCAAATCAGTCAGAGTCCACCCTGCCCACAGATATAATGCAAAAGAGCACAAAAGGTAtgaaaaagtaagaaaaattCATAAGGAAAAAACTTTATATATAGTATTTATAAAAAAGAGGAATAATACTTTGTTTTTCCGAGAGGTTAAAGGGTGTTGGAGTTTCTTTTAGCTACTGTCGGTGCCCaccgtgctgctgctgctgctgctgctgctgctgctgctgctgctgctgctgctcgcagTGTCCACGCGCTCTCGTTTGTGGATCTGCTCGTGTGCTTTGAGGTGACCCGACTGGCTGAAAGTCTTCCCACAGTGGGGGCAGGCGTACGGCCGCTCCCCCGTGTGGATCTGCTGGTGAGCCTTCAGGTGGCCGAGGCGGCCGAAGCTCTTCCCGCACTGCGTGCAGCCGAACGGCCGCTCGCCCGAGTGGATCTTCTCGTGGGTTTTTAACACGCCCGAGTTGCTGAAAGTCTTCCCGCACTGCGAGCAGGTGAAGGGTTTCTCTCCCGTGTGGATCTGCACGTGGTTGCGGTAGCTGGTCTCCTTGGTGAAGCTCTTGCCACAGTGCTGGCAGCAGTACGGCCTCTCGCCCGTGTGACTCAGCTGATGAGCCTTCAGCTCCTTCGATTGGCCGAAGCTCTTCCCGCAGGTGACGCAGATGAACGGGCGCTCGCCGGTGTGCAGCCTCTGATGCGACCGCAGGTCGTCTGCCTTCGTGAAGCCTTTGGGACAGTGAGCGCACACGTACGGCTTCTGGCCCGTGTGGATCAGCTGGTGACGTTTGAGGTTTCCTGCTTGGCCAAAGCTCTTGCCGCACTGCGAGCAGGTGTAGGGCCGCTCCCCGGTGTGGATGCGCTGGTGCGTCTTCAGGTTTCCCAGCGTGCTGAAGTTCTTCCCGCACTGCGTGCAGGAGAAAGGCTTCTCACCCTGCATGTTACGAGGTTTCCTCACCGTCGGGCTCTGGGTTTTGGTCGTGACCAGActaccaccacctcctccctgCCCGGCCGGCACCACCCCCTCCGCCGTCTTCCCCTGCTCGGCCGGCTGCAGCT from Epinephelus moara isolate mb chromosome 18, YSFRI_EMoa_1.0, whole genome shotgun sequence harbors:
- the si:dkeyp-113d7.1 gene encoding gastrula zinc finger protein XlCGF57.1; translation: MTDLEAECLSLGLPPECGSPPPPLDAALQVDCGTGPDCPTPTLGSLAAEIAEPLVMLPCVKSEPEDGDLEPIRTVDLSEIQPLSTAELGQDQIKMEISGLDYIKSEHHSHHGDHHLGHFHHSDVTELDYKSHYEPSSVFDYISQVTDTLEYIKSDHHVDLQCYYTTELSSLKCEYPESNTMSTHLPHNGLESIHMAELRTELNKLRPDALLMDGMGKLDPEFGGGALYELQPAEQGKTAEGVVPAGQGGGGGSLVTTKTQSPTVRKPRNMQGEKPFSCTQCGKNFSTLGNLKTHQRIHTGERPYTCSQCGKSFGQAGNLKRHQLIHTGQKPYVCAHCPKGFTKADDLRSHQRLHTGERPFICVTCGKSFGQSKELKAHQLSHTGERPYCCQHCGKSFTKETSYRNHVQIHTGEKPFTCSQCGKTFSNSGVLKTHEKIHSGERPFGCTQCGKSFGRLGHLKAHQQIHTGERPYACPHCGKTFSQSGHLKAHEQIHKRERVDTASSSSSSSSSSSSSSSSTVGTDSS